One genomic window of Coregonus clupeaformis isolate EN_2021a chromosome 12, ASM2061545v1, whole genome shotgun sequence includes the following:
- the LOC121578181 gene encoding protein SFI1 homolog isoform X1, whose translation MTSRGRGTQKSNIVGAKITPRNVISSYKVGYTWNRGGRLKELRIRHLARKFLKLWMQKTFGRVHPYKARSHHRRVVLQRAQGGWKDEWWTARREWSLTVRAECHYRYYLYNQVFHGWQRFVSLQKEEKRRLQKAICFAERRCQRVAWDSWEVYIEMRRMKHRMQESALQFRKLTALRWMWTVWQSALQRRYDSCAMEDQALQHWALMLQGRAWLQWREVYMLACSWRERESKASRHYIHGLQRKALCGWISYVHLRQTKRKPQDVAVRAWQLQLVRRYWFVWRSGLQSRQREVDRGQASYRLAQRSTQRRALERWRHYMRMCMQESERDQTASQHQHRHLLHTGLRSLTLNVTRSKTYRLNKNIAVQHHHHIITCRYWRLWQQRLEEAEDQGLQPQMQIALTHHSTALQSNCLRHWREQLVEHRHMQMLERRAEAWFADHILPQCLDSWVEFTCQRRQHRERTETAQLHNQQRQYTWAFYTWWGCSEERKEQRLAERMALLHEERSCLMRAWDHWQQRVKQEQEEREKQRASDTLYHRTLVHNTLSQWKDNVTVIRDRRNREEQAGGHGDVRCVRRALSGWSEYVQHRKEKNSRLDQMDTYYEHRLLKHTLQAWKEHHLQRQQVYEHVEERYSRHQQHFLRRLLRVWKENVALLAAARSREKRAENHYQHCVQVKVLLGWKKATSCAVSNHHQQREAVSRAQTHMDKVRQVATFRRWRERSREVVEDSTGMEKAKRHHHHSLLCRTFRSWSTYQQQQQSYKVMKGRGHLLLRQKTCQLFFASWKIALEHRRREAEQTELALWHWSLSLQAKVLEAWRLWVTEQHRKQERLAQAAQFYRDQLLREGVAHILTHAAHMGSFSTNIALHSQEQSLRRLQRVVLRCAMQWKQRALCGPHRARPPRVIAVPPKSVTFCLPSPDPEGRTHSSTQTQSGIVEQRAGDDILNHLVAVRASRLQPRRPRDLLDSPVKELLPPTAPLHQKPSPLPYQTKVQVTANLYPAAASLPISPVLAHPAPHLSLPTAPHHGSLGQDLLLPPSSFMATHTQTKVRQPSGSWISDSSLLPPNEFSTVHQQPEYDGDVLTEEEEGVDPTLAWTRELLNIRLDMQRFQQDRKQLQAWRRLEELLRSWLQTSVSEVETEERNTIREELEQLEERIGRLSAELAEQKPVMILHAARIHRIESVLLQSSTATGQGLGQAILSRPPEHGATGATAHHSTLDDRTRAAPVP comes from the exons CTTGCACGGAAGTTCCTCAAACTATGGATGCAGAAGACCTTTGGACGTGTTCATCCTTACAAAGCCAG GTCTCACCATCGCAGAGTGGTGCTACAGCGAGCTCAGGGGGGCTGGAAGGATGAGTGGTGGACAGCCAGGAGAGAGTGGAGCCTCACAGTGAGGGCAGAGTGCCATTACAG GTATTACCTGTATAACCAGGTGTTTCATGGCTGGCAGAGGTTTGTGTCTTTgcagaaggaggagaagaggagactcCAAAAAGCAATATGTTTTG CTGAGAGGCGGTGTCAGCGTGTGGCCTGGGACAGCTGGGAAGTGTACATAGAGATGAGGAGGATGAAACACAGGATGCAAGAATCTGCTCTTCAGTTCCGGAAACTCACAGCTCTACG TTGGATGTGGACTGTGTGGCAGAGTGCGCTGCAGAGGAGATATGATTCCTGTGCTATGGAGGACCAAGCACTGCAGCACTGGGCTCTGATGCTACAGGGCAGA GCATGGCTTCAGTGGAGAGAAGTGTACATGCTCGCCTGtagttggagagagagggagtccaAGGCTTCACGGCACTACATTCATGGGCTGCAAAGAAAGGCGCTTTGTGGCTGGATCAGCTATGTTCACCTCCGCCAAACTAAGAGGAAACCACAAG ATGTTGCAGTGCGAGCCTGGCAACTCCAGTTGGTCAGGAGGTATTGGTTTGTGTGGAGAAGTGGActacagagcagacagagagaggtggacagaggGCAGGCTTCTTATAGACTGGCACAACGCAGCACACAGCGCAGGGCACTGGAGCGCTGGAGACACT ACATGAGGATGTGCATGCAGGAGTCTGAAAGAGACCAGACTGCAAGTCAACACCAACACCGCCATCTACTG CACACTGGATTAAGAAGTCTGACCCTCAATGTCACTCGGAGCAAAACTTATCGACTCAACAAGAACATCGCTGTCCAGCATCATCATCACATT aTTACATGCAGATATTGGAGACTCTGGCAGCAACGTCTTGAGGAAGCTGAAGATCAGGGACTTCAGCCACAGATGCAGATTGCACTGACCCACCACAg CACTGCACTGCAGAGCAATTGCTTGCGCCACTGGAGAGAGCAGCTTGTTGAGCACAGACACATGCAG ATGCTGGAGCGTCGTGCTGAGGCCTGGTTTGCTGACCACATCTTGCCACAGTGTCTTGACTCATGGGTTGAGTTTACCTGCCAGAGGAGACAGcacagggagaggacagagacTGCACAACTCCATAATCA GCAGCGTCAGTACACCTGGGCCTTCTATACCTGGTGGGGATGttcagaggagaggaaggagcagAGACTGGCTGAGAGGATG GCCTTGCTGCATGAGGAGAGGTCGTGTTTGATGAGAGCCTGGGACCACTGGCAGCAGAGGGTGAAGCAagaacaggaggagagggagaagcagAGAGCCTCTGACACACTGTACCACCGTACTCTAGTCCACAACACACTGAGCCAGTGGAAGGACAATGTCACTGTGATCCGGGACAG GCGAAACCGAGAGGAGCAGGCAGGTGGACATGGTGATGTGCGTTGTGTGAGACGCGCCCTGAGTGGCTGGAGTGAG TATGTCCAGCACAGAAAAGAGAAGAACAGCAGGCTGGATCAGATGGACACTTACTATGAACACAGACTTCTCAAACACACCTTACAGGCCTGGAAG GAGCATCACCTCCAAAGACAGCAGGTCTATGAGCATGTGGAGGAGCGCTACAGCCGACATCAGCAACACTTCCTTAG GAGGCTTCTGCGTGTGTGGAAGGAGAATGTAGCCCTGTTGGCAGCAGCCcggagcagagagaagagagcagagaacCACTACCAGCACTGTGTTCAGGTTAAG GTGCTGTTGGGATGGAAGAAAGCCACATCTTGTGCAGTGTCAAACCATCACCAGCAGAGAGAGGCAGTGAGCAGGGCTCAGACTCACATGGATAAAG TGCGGCAGGTGGCGACTTTcaggagatggagggagcgaAGCAGAGAGGTTGTGGAGGACAGTACAGGCATGGAGAAAGCCAAAAGGCACCACCACCACTCTCTTCTCTGCAGAACATTCAGATCATGGTCTACGTaccagcagcaacagcagagcTATAAG GTGATGAAAGGGAGAGGCCACTTACTGCTGAGACAGAAGACATGCCAGCTCTTCTTTGCAAGCTGGAAAATTGCG CTGGAGcacagaaggagagaggctgAGCAGACAGAACTGGCCCTCTGGCATTGGTCTCTCAGTCTGCAGGCCAAG GTGCTGGAGGCCTGGAGGCTGTGGGTCACAGAGCAGCACAGGAAGCAGGAGAGGCTGGCCCAGGCTGCCCAGTTCTATAGAGACCagctgctgagggaaggagtgGCCCACATCCTCACACACGCCGCTCACATGGGCAGCTTCAGCACCAACATAGCACTGCACAGCcaggaacag AGCTTGCGGcgtctccagagggtggtgctgcGTTGTGCCATGCAGTGGAAACAGCGGGCACTGTGTGGACCACACAGGGCGAGACCGCCTAGAGTGATAGCAGTGCCCCCCAAAAGTGTGACCTTCTGTTTACCCAGCCCTGACCCAGAGGGCCGCACCCACAGCAGTACACAGACCCAGAGTGGCATAGTGGAGCAGAGAGCAGGAGACGACATCCTCAATCACCT GGTGGCGGTGCGTGCTTCTAGACTGCAGCCACGGCGGCCTAGAGATCTGCTTGACTCCCCGGTCAAAGAGCTGCTCCCACCTACAGCTCCTCTACATCAAAAACCCAGTCCTCTTCCATATCAAACCAAGGTCCAAGTGACAGCGAACCTTTACCCTGCTGCagcctccctccccatctctcccgtACTGGCACACCCAGCTCCCCATCTCAGTCTCCCAACAGCCCCACATCATGGATCACTAGGCCAGGACTTACTCCTGCCCCCCTCCTCATTCATGGCCACCCACACTCAAACTAAG GTGAGGCAGCCTAGTGGCTCATGGATAAGTGACTCCTCACTACTGCCCCCAAATGAGTTCTCCACCGTCCATCAACAGCCAGAGTATGATGGAGATGTGTtaactgaggaggaggagggtgtggaTCCCACTTTAGCCTGGACCAGAGAGCTGCTCAACATCCGCCTGGACATGCAGCGCTTCCAACAGGACCGCAAGCAACTTCA ggcgTGGCGAAGACTTGAAGAACTGTTGAGAAGCTGGCTGCAGACGAGTGTAAGTGAGGTAGAGACTGAGGAGAGGAACACTATCCGCGAAGAGCTGGAGCAG CTGGAGGAGCGTATTGGCAGGCTGTCAGCTGAGCTGGCAGAGCAGAAGCCTGTGATGATCCTCCACGCTGCCAGGATCCACAGGATAGAGAGTGTTCTCCTCCAGAGCAGCACGGCCACAGGACAGGGACTGGGACAGGCCATTCTCAGTAGGCCTCCAGAGCACGGGGCTACTGGAGCTACTGCTCATCACTCCACACTAGATGACAGGACCAGGGCCGCCCCAGTGCCATAG
- the LOC121578181 gene encoding protein SFI1 homolog isoform X2: MWTVWQSALQRRYDSCAMEDQALQHWALMLQGRAWLQWREVYMLACSWRERESKASRHYIHGLQRKALCGWISYVHLRQTKRKPQDVAVRAWQLQLVRRYWFVWRSGLQSRQREVDRGQASYRLAQRSTQRRALERWRHYMRMCMQESERDQTASQHQHRHLLHTGLRSLTLNVTRSKTYRLNKNIAVQHHHHIITCRYWRLWQQRLEEAEDQGLQPQMQIALTHHSTALQSNCLRHWREQLVEHRHMQMLERRAEAWFADHILPQCLDSWVEFTCQRRQHRERTETAQLHNQQRQYTWAFYTWWGCSEERKEQRLAERMALLHEERSCLMRAWDHWQQRVKQEQEEREKQRASDTLYHRTLVHNTLSQWKDNVTVIRDRRNREEQAGGHGDVRCVRRALSGWSEYVQHRKEKNSRLDQMDTYYEHRLLKHTLQAWKEHHLQRQQVYEHVEERYSRHQQHFLRRLLRVWKENVALLAAARSREKRAENHYQHCVQVKVLLGWKKATSCAVSNHHQQREAVSRAQTHMDKVRQVATFRRWRERSREVVEDSTGMEKAKRHHHHSLLCRTFRSWSTYQQQQQSYKVMKGRGHLLLRQKTCQLFFASWKIALEHRRREAEQTELALWHWSLSLQAKVLEAWRLWVTEQHRKQERLAQAAQFYRDQLLREGVAHILTHAAHMGSFSTNIALHSQEQSLRRLQRVVLRCAMQWKQRALCGPHRARPPRVIAVPPKSVTFCLPSPDPEGRTHSSTQTQSGIVEQRAGDDILNHLVAVRASRLQPRRPRDLLDSPVKELLPPTAPLHQKPSPLPYQTKVQVTANLYPAAASLPISPVLAHPAPHLSLPTAPHHGSLGQDLLLPPSSFMATHTQTKVRQPSGSWISDSSLLPPNEFSTVHQQPEYDGDVLTEEEEGVDPTLAWTRELLNIRLDMQRFQQDRKQLQAWRRLEELLRSWLQTSVSEVETEERNTIREELEQLEERIGRLSAELAEQKPVMILHAARIHRIESVLLQSSTATGQGLGQAILSRPPEHGATGATAHHSTLDDRTRAAPVP; the protein is encoded by the exons ATGTGGACTGTGTGGCAGAGTGCGCTGCAGAGGAGATATGATTCCTGTGCTATGGAGGACCAAGCACTGCAGCACTGGGCTCTGATGCTACAGGGCAGA GCATGGCTTCAGTGGAGAGAAGTGTACATGCTCGCCTGtagttggagagagagggagtccaAGGCTTCACGGCACTACATTCATGGGCTGCAAAGAAAGGCGCTTTGTGGCTGGATCAGCTATGTTCACCTCCGCCAAACTAAGAGGAAACCACAAG ATGTTGCAGTGCGAGCCTGGCAACTCCAGTTGGTCAGGAGGTATTGGTTTGTGTGGAGAAGTGGActacagagcagacagagagaggtggacagaggGCAGGCTTCTTATAGACTGGCACAACGCAGCACACAGCGCAGGGCACTGGAGCGCTGGAGACACT ACATGAGGATGTGCATGCAGGAGTCTGAAAGAGACCAGACTGCAAGTCAACACCAACACCGCCATCTACTG CACACTGGATTAAGAAGTCTGACCCTCAATGTCACTCGGAGCAAAACTTATCGACTCAACAAGAACATCGCTGTCCAGCATCATCATCACATT aTTACATGCAGATATTGGAGACTCTGGCAGCAACGTCTTGAGGAAGCTGAAGATCAGGGACTTCAGCCACAGATGCAGATTGCACTGACCCACCACAg CACTGCACTGCAGAGCAATTGCTTGCGCCACTGGAGAGAGCAGCTTGTTGAGCACAGACACATGCAG ATGCTGGAGCGTCGTGCTGAGGCCTGGTTTGCTGACCACATCTTGCCACAGTGTCTTGACTCATGGGTTGAGTTTACCTGCCAGAGGAGACAGcacagggagaggacagagacTGCACAACTCCATAATCA GCAGCGTCAGTACACCTGGGCCTTCTATACCTGGTGGGGATGttcagaggagaggaaggagcagAGACTGGCTGAGAGGATG GCCTTGCTGCATGAGGAGAGGTCGTGTTTGATGAGAGCCTGGGACCACTGGCAGCAGAGGGTGAAGCAagaacaggaggagagggagaagcagAGAGCCTCTGACACACTGTACCACCGTACTCTAGTCCACAACACACTGAGCCAGTGGAAGGACAATGTCACTGTGATCCGGGACAG GCGAAACCGAGAGGAGCAGGCAGGTGGACATGGTGATGTGCGTTGTGTGAGACGCGCCCTGAGTGGCTGGAGTGAG TATGTCCAGCACAGAAAAGAGAAGAACAGCAGGCTGGATCAGATGGACACTTACTATGAACACAGACTTCTCAAACACACCTTACAGGCCTGGAAG GAGCATCACCTCCAAAGACAGCAGGTCTATGAGCATGTGGAGGAGCGCTACAGCCGACATCAGCAACACTTCCTTAG GAGGCTTCTGCGTGTGTGGAAGGAGAATGTAGCCCTGTTGGCAGCAGCCcggagcagagagaagagagcagagaacCACTACCAGCACTGTGTTCAGGTTAAG GTGCTGTTGGGATGGAAGAAAGCCACATCTTGTGCAGTGTCAAACCATCACCAGCAGAGAGAGGCAGTGAGCAGGGCTCAGACTCACATGGATAAAG TGCGGCAGGTGGCGACTTTcaggagatggagggagcgaAGCAGAGAGGTTGTGGAGGACAGTACAGGCATGGAGAAAGCCAAAAGGCACCACCACCACTCTCTTCTCTGCAGAACATTCAGATCATGGTCTACGTaccagcagcaacagcagagcTATAAG GTGATGAAAGGGAGAGGCCACTTACTGCTGAGACAGAAGACATGCCAGCTCTTCTTTGCAAGCTGGAAAATTGCG CTGGAGcacagaaggagagaggctgAGCAGACAGAACTGGCCCTCTGGCATTGGTCTCTCAGTCTGCAGGCCAAG GTGCTGGAGGCCTGGAGGCTGTGGGTCACAGAGCAGCACAGGAAGCAGGAGAGGCTGGCCCAGGCTGCCCAGTTCTATAGAGACCagctgctgagggaaggagtgGCCCACATCCTCACACACGCCGCTCACATGGGCAGCTTCAGCACCAACATAGCACTGCACAGCcaggaacag AGCTTGCGGcgtctccagagggtggtgctgcGTTGTGCCATGCAGTGGAAACAGCGGGCACTGTGTGGACCACACAGGGCGAGACCGCCTAGAGTGATAGCAGTGCCCCCCAAAAGTGTGACCTTCTGTTTACCCAGCCCTGACCCAGAGGGCCGCACCCACAGCAGTACACAGACCCAGAGTGGCATAGTGGAGCAGAGAGCAGGAGACGACATCCTCAATCACCT GGTGGCGGTGCGTGCTTCTAGACTGCAGCCACGGCGGCCTAGAGATCTGCTTGACTCCCCGGTCAAAGAGCTGCTCCCACCTACAGCTCCTCTACATCAAAAACCCAGTCCTCTTCCATATCAAACCAAGGTCCAAGTGACAGCGAACCTTTACCCTGCTGCagcctccctccccatctctcccgtACTGGCACACCCAGCTCCCCATCTCAGTCTCCCAACAGCCCCACATCATGGATCACTAGGCCAGGACTTACTCCTGCCCCCCTCCTCATTCATGGCCACCCACACTCAAACTAAG GTGAGGCAGCCTAGTGGCTCATGGATAAGTGACTCCTCACTACTGCCCCCAAATGAGTTCTCCACCGTCCATCAACAGCCAGAGTATGATGGAGATGTGTtaactgaggaggaggagggtgtggaTCCCACTTTAGCCTGGACCAGAGAGCTGCTCAACATCCGCCTGGACATGCAGCGCTTCCAACAGGACCGCAAGCAACTTCA ggcgTGGCGAAGACTTGAAGAACTGTTGAGAAGCTGGCTGCAGACGAGTGTAAGTGAGGTAGAGACTGAGGAGAGGAACACTATCCGCGAAGAGCTGGAGCAG CTGGAGGAGCGTATTGGCAGGCTGTCAGCTGAGCTGGCAGAGCAGAAGCCTGTGATGATCCTCCACGCTGCCAGGATCCACAGGATAGAGAGTGTTCTCCTCCAGAGCAGCACGGCCACAGGACAGGGACTGGGACAGGCCATTCTCAGTAGGCCTCCAGAGCACGGGGCTACTGGAGCTACTGCTCATCACTCCACACTAGATGACAGGACCAGGGCCGCCCCAGTGCCATAG